A window of Mucilaginibacter sp. PAMC 26640 contains these coding sequences:
- a CDS encoding transposase yields the protein MSRNYKFHNPEGLYFVSFATIFWMDVFVRRLYFDCLVDNLNHCVDEKGMEIYAWCIMPSHVHLVFKSTIEKPDTLIGGFKSFTSRKLTKLIEENIQESRREWLLNAFKKAGAANSNNTNYQFWQQHNQPIELWSNAVIQQKIDYTHNNPVEAGFVENDYEYLYSSARNYCGIPGRVKVIVD from the coding sequence ATGAGCCGTAATTATAAATTTCATAACCCCGAAGGATTATACTTTGTAAGTTTTGCTACTATTTTTTGGATGGATGTTTTTGTAAGGCGGTTATATTTCGATTGCCTGGTAGACAATTTGAATCACTGCGTCGATGAAAAAGGCATGGAAATTTATGCCTGGTGCATTATGCCCAGTCACGTTCACTTGGTTTTTAAATCCACCATTGAAAAGCCGGATACGTTGATAGGCGGCTTTAAATCTTTTACTTCCCGCAAATTGACTAAGCTGATAGAAGAAAATATACAGGAAAGCCGCCGCGAATGGCTATTAAACGCTTTTAAAAAAGCAGGCGCAGCCAACTCAAATAATACGAATTACCAATTTTGGCAGCAGCACAATCAACCCATCGAATTGTGGAGCAATGCCGTTATTCAGCAAAAGATCGACTATACGCACAACAATCCTGTAGAAGCAGGCTTTGTTGAAAACGACTACGAATATTTGTACAGCAGCGCCCGCAATTACTGCGGCATACCCGGTCGCGTAAAAGTCATCGTGGATTAA
- a CDS encoding glucose dehydrogenase → MLSTPSKTFLLGALLSVSIVGTVSAQQNTGLPPVETQKPNSDYKSAFAGQTRAPGVKTATAISATVISTDLKQPWGLRVLPDGRFLITEKRGTMRILKANGQADKTITNLPAVVNEGQGGLLDVNIDPAFATNRMIYWDYAESVADGYILAVAKGKLAANESSIENIKVIYRAIPAYKGSGQYGSRILFDKQGNLFVSTGERSGNDIRVKAQDLGAAIGKVIHITKEGKPVADGPFAGKAGALPEIFAYGFRNPEGMTWNPATGELWEAEFGPRGGDEINIVRAGKNYGWPVVTYGIEYSGSKVGEGIQQKEGVTQPIYYWDPSISPAGITFYTSNVIPEWKGNLFVGGLSGSHIARLVIKNNKVVGEERLVRDKNERWRALATGKDGALYGVTDGGKLYRIGK, encoded by the coding sequence ATGCTTTCAACACCTTCAAAAACGTTTCTTTTAGGGGCTTTGCTTTCGGTGAGTATCGTTGGTACAGTTTCGGCACAGCAAAATACGGGGTTGCCGCCTGTGGAAACTCAAAAGCCTAACAGCGATTATAAATCGGCATTTGCGGGCCAAACCCGCGCGCCGGGTGTGAAAACCGCAACGGCCATCTCAGCAACCGTCATCAGCACCGATTTAAAACAACCATGGGGCCTTCGGGTACTGCCCGACGGTCGTTTTTTGATCACCGAGAAACGCGGCACCATGCGCATCCTCAAAGCCAACGGGCAAGCTGATAAAACCATCACTAATCTCCCCGCTGTTGTAAACGAGGGGCAGGGCGGCCTGCTTGATGTTAACATCGACCCTGCTTTTGCTACCAACCGCATGATCTACTGGGATTATGCCGAGTCGGTAGCCGATGGCTACATCCTGGCGGTAGCCAAGGGTAAATTAGCGGCCAACGAAAGTTCTATAGAAAATATTAAAGTGATCTACCGCGCCATCCCGGCTTACAAGGGATCCGGGCAGTATGGTTCGCGGATTTTGTTTGATAAGCAGGGTAACCTGTTTGTAAGCACCGGCGAGCGATCCGGCAATGACATCCGGGTAAAGGCGCAGGATCTGGGTGCCGCTATCGGCAAAGTGATCCATATTACCAAAGAAGGTAAACCGGTTGCAGATGGTCCGTTTGCGGGTAAGGCAGGTGCATTGCCCGAGATCTTTGCCTACGGTTTTCGTAATCCTGAGGGCATGACCTGGAACCCAGCCACAGGCGAGCTTTGGGAAGCAGAATTTGGCCCCCGTGGCGGCGACGAGATCAATATCGTACGTGCCGGCAAAAACTATGGCTGGCCCGTAGTAACGTACGGCATTGAATACAGCGGAAGCAAAGTAGGAGAAGGTATTCAGCAAAAAGAGGGCGTTACCCAGCCAATTTACTATTGGGACCCGAGTATTTCTCCGGCAGGTATCACCTTTTATACCAGTAACGTAATCCCCGAATGGAAAGGCAACCTTTTCGTAGGCGGATTAAGCGGCTCGCATATTGCCCGGCTGGTGATCAAAAACAATAAGGTAGTAGGCGAGGAACGCCTGGTTAGGGATAAAAATGAACGCTGGCGTGCCCTTGCCACCGGTAAAGACGGCGCCCTTTATGGTGTTACCGATGGCGGTAAACTATACAGGATAGGCAAATAG
- a CDS encoding nicotinate-nucleotide adenylyltransferase, with product MSTVHNRDIGTKQKALAINLDPTIYGSFAEIGAGQDVAANFFKAGASSGTIAKTMSAYDMLFSDAIYGAQQVKRYVSENRLIAMLEREYGLLIERLAEQRGNTTTFFAFSDTASALNYHKTNDGHGWMGVRFQLKPNGEYNDVVLHVKMLDNDNNLQQQAVGILGVNLIYACFYYNQNPPVFLASLMDDLSKDRIQIDMIRFEGPDFVKVDNRLMSLHLVKYGFSDAAVFGPDGNNLQPSEVLYKKHIVVIRGRFRPIINVHLDMLNTGVKQFMQEPDVDKDNVIVVTELTLQSLKERNADEAAEIDEKDFLDRVDILCSLGQTVLISNFHEYYKLVAYLSKITKLKLGVVLGYPNLEYIFSEEHYKDLAGGILESFATLFSRKVKLFIYPTLRDGVIWNCLRFYPPPHLIDLYRYLIANNKIEDIRHYKESNLHVQTDKVLELIKQGAPGWEEFVPPEVAEMIKSRCLFGYHCEVPVNEADTNDDAVVNVG from the coding sequence ATGAGTACCGTCCACAACAGAGATATCGGAACCAAGCAAAAAGCGCTTGCCATTAACCTGGATCCCACTATTTACGGTTCCTTTGCCGAAATAGGAGCAGGCCAGGATGTTGCTGCCAATTTTTTTAAGGCAGGTGCATCGTCGGGAACTATAGCTAAAACCATGTCGGCCTACGATATGCTATTTTCTGATGCTATTTATGGCGCCCAACAGGTGAAACGCTATGTAAGTGAAAACAGGCTGATAGCTATGCTGGAGCGTGAATATGGGCTGCTGATTGAGCGCCTGGCCGAGCAACGCGGCAATACCACTACTTTTTTTGCTTTTTCTGATACGGCCTCCGCACTTAATTACCACAAAACAAATGATGGTCACGGCTGGATGGGCGTACGTTTTCAACTGAAACCAAACGGCGAATACAACGATGTGGTGCTGCATGTTAAAATGCTGGATAACGACAATAACCTGCAGCAGCAGGCAGTGGGTATATTGGGGGTTAACCTTATATACGCTTGTTTTTACTATAACCAAAACCCGCCGGTTTTTTTGGCCTCGTTGATGGATGACCTGTCTAAAGACCGGATCCAGATTGATATGATCCGCTTTGAAGGGCCTGATTTTGTGAAGGTGGATAACCGACTGATGAGCCTGCACCTGGTAAAATATGGTTTTTCTGATGCAGCGGTTTTTGGCCCGGATGGCAATAACCTGCAGCCATCTGAAGTGCTTTATAAAAAGCATATCGTAGTGATCCGCGGGCGGTTCCGGCCGATTATCAACGTGCACCTGGATATGCTGAACACCGGCGTAAAGCAATTTATGCAGGAGCCGGATGTAGATAAGGATAACGTGATTGTAGTAACGGAGCTAACCCTGCAGTCGCTAAAGGAGCGCAACGCGGATGAAGCTGCGGAGATTGACGAAAAAGACTTCCTGGATAGGGTGGATATCCTTTGTTCGCTGGGGCAAACGGTGCTGATCTCCAACTTCCACGAATACTATAAGCTGGTCGCCTATCTGTCTAAGATCACCAAGCTTAAACTGGGCGTGGTGCTGGGTTATCCCAACCTGGAATATATATTTTCTGAAGAGCATTACAAGGACCTTGCCGGCGGGATCCTGGAGTCGTTTGCAACGTTATTTAGCCGGAAGGTGAAGCTGTTTATCTATCCAACCCTGCGCGATGGGGTGATTTGGAACTGCCTGCGTTTTTACCCGCCGCCACATTTGATAGATCTGTACCGATACCTGATTGCCAATAATAAAATTGAGGACATCAGGCACTACAAAGAAAGCAACCTGCATGTACAAACAGATAAGGTATTGGAGCTGATTAAGCAAGGGGCGCCGGGCTGGGAGGAGTTTGTGCCACCAGAGGTTGCCGAAATGATAAAGAGCCGATGCCTTTTTGGTTACCATTGCGAAGTGCCGGTAAACGAGGCAGATACCAACGATGATGCCGTTGTTAATGTAGGCTAA